One window of the Shimwellia blattae DSM 4481 = NBRC 105725 genome contains the following:
- a CDS encoding arylamine N-acetyltransferase family protein gives MHFSREAYLARIGYQGEVAADLATLKALHLHHCCAIAFENLDVLLGREISVDPGQIFSKLVTAGRGGYCYEQNGLFEQALADIGFEVRGLNARVLVSQPLDMPGRTHRLNLVELNGSRWIADVGFGGATLTAPLRLDDTTIQATPHGRYRLGRSGADFVLFVACGGQWHAQYRFDTTRLYPADDEMANFYTANWPGSHFRHHLLLALQHHNGERTGAVNQRITRHTPRESQQQQLDNNALYDALSGRFGLRLDDPHYGISREAFLAMMARLEAKAAR, from the coding sequence ATGCACTTTTCACGCGAAGCCTATCTGGCACGGATTGGATATCAGGGAGAGGTTGCCGCAGACCTGGCAACCCTGAAGGCGCTGCATTTGCACCACTGCTGCGCGATTGCGTTTGAAAATCTCGATGTGTTACTGGGCCGGGAGATCTCCGTCGATCCCGGGCAGATCTTCAGCAAGCTGGTTACCGCCGGGCGCGGAGGCTATTGCTATGAGCAAAACGGCCTGTTTGAGCAGGCGCTGGCGGATATCGGTTTTGAGGTCCGGGGGCTGAATGCCCGGGTGCTGGTCTCCCAGCCGCTGGATATGCCCGGGCGCACCCACCGCCTGAACCTGGTCGAGCTGAACGGCAGCCGCTGGATTGCCGATGTGGGGTTCGGTGGCGCCACGCTGACAGCCCCGCTGCGCCTGGATGACACCACCATCCAGGCCACCCCCCACGGGCGTTACCGGCTGGGGCGCTCGGGGGCGGATTTTGTGCTGTTTGTGGCCTGTGGTGGCCAGTGGCACGCGCAGTACCGTTTCGACACCACGCGCCTGTACCCGGCAGACGACGAAATGGCGAACTTCTACACGGCGAACTGGCCTGGCTCCCATTTCCGCCACCATCTGCTGCTGGCGCTACAGCACCATAACGGCGAGCGCACCGGGGCGGTTAACCAGCGCATTACCCGCCATACCCCCCGGGAGAGCCAGCAACAGCAACTGGATAACAACGCACTGTATGACGCGCTCAGCGGGCGGTTCGGCCTGCGGCTGGATGACCCCCATTACGGTATCAGCCGCGAGGCGTTTCTGGCGATGATGGCCCGGCTGGAGGCGAAAGCCGCCCGCTAA